TCTTTCAAGAAATGCAAGCCTAAACTTTTCAGCCACCGACAATTCAGATGTTGGGCTAGATAGAGGTGCAGAAATCTTCCTGGGTCTAAATCCAGACACAGCCCATGTCTCGGGATCAATATCCTTAACAAAGGGTTCATCCAGTATGATATCTGGCCACGCTTCTCTCGGAACTTGGGCCCCTCTTAGAGTGAAAGGTGATGGCTTGGGATTTACCGTGATGCGCGGGCATTCGGCAGAGAAATCCTCCAAAGTATATTTATCAATCCTTGGCtgcataaaatgaaaatcaaaaggcaaaaagctaagttgtttgtctaggaagATTTATGAAGTAAGAACAAAAATAGGAGGGATTTCATATTCTTGTCGTGATTTTGAAATGGTTAAGAACAGAATGGCTAAACATATCAACAATGCAAAGATCCAAAGCATCAGTCCCAAGTTAACCTTCCTGCCTTTGAGAAGCAGATGAAAAGGgcgaagatggaaaaaaaaagcgGATAATAATTACAAAGAGTAAATTTTTACCCACACAAGCCAACGCAACGAATGAGCACCATCTATGATTTCAGTGGCATCAAGTTCCTCCCATGAATCGCCATCCACATCACGCAGCTTCGGTTTCAATATGCCCAAACAACATCGTGCCATGTAGTCACTCCTCCGGCACCCTCTGCAAATCAACTTCCGTTCATTTCCTGTTAGGTGTTTTATACCCCTTGTCAAACCCAAGAAACTGGGCTCTAAAAGTCACGCTATTTATGTGGGAACCCATCAAGGTGGAAGATGAAGCTAAGTAAGCACCATTTTAAATCAGTAAAAGCAGTATAGTATGCCATGGCTGGTCAAAAACTttacaaataaaattaacaacAACCAACTTCTACAATGGTggcaaacaaagaaaaagattagTAATTCTCAACTAATTGTTTGTAtaaattctcttcctctctcccctcaAAGTATCCATGTATTCAACAACAAAATCAGGTCTCTCATCTTGGGTATTGCCAGTTGACATTCAAGGAGCAAGCAATTACTCTCAATCTCTAATTATCGTTGCATATATGGAGAAAAAGCAACAATTGCACTTATCATTCAAAACTTCAACCAACAAATGCAGTCAATGGCTTTTCACCCTTGCCCTAGATACAGTAAGCTGATTAGCTGTAGACCAAGATAGGGTCATGCTAGTGCAAcatgattagtttttttttttttttggttgaaagtgCAACATGATTAGTTTAAAGTGATAATATAGATTCATCAGAAGTAAATAATCTtgtaaatttaaataataaaaaaatgccctATCAAATGCTTGGacatttcaaccaaaaaaaaaaaatgcttggaTATTTTGAGTATCAAGAGGCTTTGCCCAAGATGAAGTTAACTGTACTATGTAATGACGTATGCTAATCATTATAAGAGCATAAAGCAAAGGGAAGGACAATGATAAAATCATTGATAGTGAAAATTGTCAACGCTGACATAGACAGAGTTCATACCCACATCTCAAAGTTTCTAGCGAATGACAATGCTGCAAAACTCCAGACACACCAGCCACAGTGATATTTTCACACCGACTGCATGAAAATAAATCATCTCAATATGATTAGTAAGTCAGTTAAAGCCGTGTCGGCATGAGAAAATACCTAGTCTAACAAGCAAGTACTTgaagaacagaaaaacaaaaaaaaacaataaatttcaGAGGTAAAATAACCGAGAGAAGAGTAAATTTATCCCCACAAACAATCCTACCTAAAGTGCAATGGAGGCAAAACATTGTTCTTGAAATTTCACATgcaacaaaaacagaaaaaaaggaagccTAACTGATAGTCATTATATAACTTGGTAGATTTGCCTAAAAACGGAAAGAACCACAGCTATGAAATCATGACGCTGATAGAATACAGAGGCCCTCCATTTCATGCATCTATTCGACTTATCAAATGAAAGCATACGCAAAAAGAAATTCCCTCTTGACTCCTAGAAAAGTGGGCCTACACTCATTATCTCACTTGCGCTGTCCAaccccccaccaaaaaaaaaaaaaaaaaaacaaagctcACAATGGTCCTGGACCTACATGGAGGGTAGAGGGCTTAAGAACCGCTGTCCTGTATTTACTCTATTTACTTTTCCAAGCAAAAGACCAACATCATACATACTTGAACTCTTGTAATTTCACAGTCATCTCTCGAACAACTTCCctcttgaaaggtttagaaagaaaagattaaGGTTGGTAGGGCCCAGGTGGAAAGACAAGCCAAAATGACATTCCTTTCATTTGCCAAACACAAGGCGTTCACATGTTCATGATTTGTTGCATGATGCTTTAAGGAACCAACTACAAACCCTTGGCTTACCCAAGGAATTACATGTCAAACAAGTTcagcaaaaatagaaaaaagaagtcAGGAAGATGGAGTTTAGCACATGACCCAGCCTGGATGAGACCCACGTGTAACATAGAGACAATATTTTCCATCCCCTTTCGGGAGAGTGTTGAGGCacacaaaaggaaataaaacaatttaaggTGAGGCCCATGAGACCACTTATATAACTAATGTAACTTACGTACCTTATATCCACAGCTCGAAGAGACCTGCATATTTCAGCTAATTTAATCAATCCCACATCAGTAACATTTGAACCAGAGATGTCAAGGATCTCCCATGAACCATCAGCCAAAGGAACAATTACATTGTCATCAAGTAACCGTCTCCTCCGAGCAACTGCTGCCAGTGCCATCTGCCAATAGCAAACCCATGAGAACACAGGGACGCTGTGTCTACTATGATAAAATCATCTCAGTATAAAGTAGAAAAGATCAATGACACTAAAACATATTATGACCAACTCAAACCTGTTAATTCTGGTTGAGTTTatttccatgaaaagaaaaatgcagtCTGCTTTAAACTAGGCGTATATCTTTTAGGCCTTTCCACTGAGCTACACCTGAATGAGGCACTAATGGTATTGAGTGTCAACCATTAACATGTTACCTGTGTAACAATTAATACGCATAACGCACTCTAGCACCCAGCatgttcaaaaaattaatctctCCAACTGTTCAACCCATCATGCCAGCAGAAGATTACATTCACATCTTAACTCCATGGTTCTTCCTCCTGTACACATGAAATAAATGCAAACCATAGCTTCAACACATACCCTATTTGGTTACAGTCTTAGCCTAACAGGTTTCCCATCATAGCGATGGTATTTATACTTTATTGACCATCTTATTAGTTCATGATATAGCAATACTAATCTAGCTATGTTTTTCCCAAAATGCTTGAGAAAACTGGCAACACACCTTAGTATAGATTATAGACatccaataaagaaaaagaaagaaagaaagaa
The window above is part of the Eucalyptus grandis isolate ANBG69807.140 chromosome 6, ASM1654582v1, whole genome shotgun sequence genome. Proteins encoded here:
- the LOC104448233 gene encoding uncharacterized protein LOC104448233, producing the protein FHFPPLLNLAHLSISLSLSRIIAAVHFHGKRQGEVGGGGGHRFPSQARFRRQLRIQFRSQIRLLAPTVRAAEQEVKPPSLVSLCVGVVGKHLEDIIADLEEIAITFPRILRFSFEMALAAVARRRRLLDDNVIVPLADGSWEILDISGSNVTDVGLIKLAEICRSLRAVDISRCENITVAGVSGVLQHCHSLETLRCGGCRRSDYMARCCLGILKPKLRDVDGDSWEELDATEIIDGAHSLRWLVWPRIDKYTLEDFSAECPRITVNPKPSPFTLRGAQVPREAWPDIILDEPFVKDIDPETWAVSGFRPRKISAPLSSPTSELSVAEKFRLAFLERDNRLAPKRAKNVRQHQRRAEKEFMAMDTRTKALALASKLGKLLHNRH